A genome region from Drosophila simulans strain w501 chromosome 2R, Prin_Dsim_3.1, whole genome shotgun sequence includes the following:
- the LOC6733638 gene encoding uncharacterized protein LOC6733638 isoform X1 has translation MLVATDENNTNTTTTTTSRSTRNTWRWSRLALAVSLFAYCCCASSAATPTTSVTTAALLSGHQLLPWQTAAATAATTPSTARNLYAPHQSFSRQDDISFKDLRQRSDGTVVQSFGSYRTARQFGGYSTTAQRRSDAAVEIIPAPSVELPQGELITVPKQLVPTMPENVTRQGRRRNYMYIPLQTEGENGSAALLQLRPSRNATLSALGPPADGVAAVAHEFGADLATQGSGPEQQPLALELGPERTERSDLLAAASSTDKLEYAEPENTSRRVGFQFPSYSLKPASPFHPQAYREDNPIFGDTSAGGYEPQPYSEDASPVPPPTQYEQHETRHTRQLYFDSDTASSSFEFPGLVSNSKPHGLKLYRDDVTKFGDINGPITALPQQRPQRGFYFGDTEFRTGPPAPVRQFGPQKNFQEYVGPSEYQGTRKSRYYPYKSSRSPRVVFPTNDNVGTTGPSGPAGSSGPSGNGVYFSDNIAFRDQNFGINELAAVQDVRNDYSLQELDSASEATSSPQSASTFKEKVDITTDTECQHRGGTCEFFLGCWLSGGLIQGTCDGLLRGCCHRTAKSANLGSSDFVGNAVDLTDLPQKNYGPVNNEPSCGISLAKQTAQRRIVGGDDAGFGSFPWQAYIRIGSSRCGGSLISRRHVVTAGHCVARATPRQVHVTLGDYVINSAVEPLPAYTFGVRRIDVHPYFKFTPQADRFDISVLTLERTVHFMPHIAPICLPEKNEDFLGKFGWAAGWGALNPGSRLRPKTLQAVDVPVIENRICERWHRQNGINVVIYQEMLCAGYRNGGKDSCQGDSGGPLMHDKNGRWYLIGVVSAGYSCASRGQPGIYHSVSKTVDWVSYVVGLTMNI, from the exons ATGTTAGTGGCCACCGACGAAAACAATACCaataccaccaccaccaccaccagccgGAGCACACGCAACACCTGGAGATGGAGCCGCCTGGCGTTGGCCGTTAGTCTCTTCGCctactgctgctgcgcctcatccgcggccacgcccaccacctcGGTGACCACGGCCGCCCTTCTTAGCGGCCACCAGCTGCTGCCCTGGCAAACGGCGGCTGCGACGGCGGCCACAACGCCCTCCACCGCCCGCAATCTATATGCGCCACACCAGAGCTTCAGCCGGCAGGACGACATCAGCTTTAAGGACCTGCGCCAGCGCAGCGATGGCACGGTGGTGCAGTCCTTCGGTTCCTATCGCACCGCTCGTCAGTTTGGTGGCTACTCAACCACAGCCCAGCGGCGATCGGACGCCGCCGTAGAGATCATTCCCGCCCCGTCCGTGGAACTGCCGCAGGGTGAGCTCATCACGGTGCCCAAGCAGCTGGTGCCCACGATGCCGGAGAATGTGACGCGCCAGGGTCGCCGGCGCAACTACATGTACATACCGCTGCAGACGGAGGGGGAGAATGGATCCGCGGCGCTGCTGCAACTGCGTCCCAGTCGGAATGCCACGCTTTCCGCGCTAGGACCTCCGGCCGATGGAGTGGCCGCCGTGGCCCATGAATTTGGCGCCGATCTGGCCACCCAGGGATCTGGACCGGAGCAGCAGCCGCTTGCATTGGAACTGGGTCCCGAGCGAACAGAACGCAGCGATCTCCTAGCCGCCGCCAGCTCTACGGACAAGCTGGAGTACGCCGAGCCGGAGAACACCAGTCGCCGTGTGGGCTTCCAATTTCCCAGCTACAGCCTGAAGCCCGCCAGCCCCTTCCATCCGCAGGCCTACCGCGAGGACAACCCCATATTTGGGGACACCAGTGCCGGCGGCTATGAGCCCCAGCCGTACAGCGAGGATGCGTCTCCCGTTCCGCCGCCCACCCAGTACGAGCAGCACGAGACGCGGCACACCCGGCAGCTCTACTTTGACTCGGACACGGCGTCCTCCAGCTTCGAGTTTCCTGGCCTGGTGAGCAACTCCAAGCCGCATGGCCTTAAGCTCTATCGCGACGATGTGACCAAGTTCGGGGACATCAATGGACCGATCACGGCGCTCCCGCAGCAGCGACCCCAGCGAGGCTTCTACTTCGGCGACACTGAGTTCCGCACTGGTCCTCCTGCTCCGGTCCGCCAGTTTGGGCCGCAGAAGAACTTCCAGGAGTACGTGGGACCCAGCGAGTACCAGGGTACCCGGAAGAGCCGCTACTATCCCTACAAGTCGTCGCGCAGTCCGAGGGTCGTCTTCCCCACCAACGACAACGTGGGCACCACCGGACCCAGTGGACCCGCCGGCAGCAGCGGACCCTCCGGAAACGGAGTCTACTTCAGCGATAACATTGCTTTCAG GGACCAGAACTTTGGCATCAACGAACTGGCCGCCGTGCAGGATGTGCGCAATGACTACAGTCTGCAGGAGCTGGACAGCGCCTCGGAGGCGACCAGCAGTCCGCAGTCGGCGAGCACGTTCAAGGAGAAAG TCGACATCACAACGGACACGGAGTGCCAGCACCGGGGCGGCACGTGCGAGTTCTTCCTGGGCTGCTGGCTCTCCGGCGGCCTCATTCAGGGCACCTGCGACGGACTGCTGCGCGGCTGTTGCCACCGCACGGCCAAGTCGGCCAATCTGGGCAGCTCGGACTTCGTCGGCAATGCCGTAGATCTGACCGATCTGCCGCAAAAGAACTACGGACCCGTGAACAACGAACCCA GCTGCGGCATTTCGCTGGCCAAGCAGACCGCCCAGCGGCGCATTGTGGGCGGCGATGATGCGGGCTTCGGCTCCTTTCCCTGGCAGGCCTACATCCGCATCGGTTCCTCCAG GTGCGGAGGTTCGTTGATCTCGCGGCGACACGTGGTCACCGCCGGTCATTGTGTGGCCCGGGCCACTCCGCGCCAGGTGCACGTCACGCTGGGCGATTACGTGATCAACTCGGCCGTGGAGCCGCTGCCTGCCTACACCTTCGGAGTCCGCCGCATCGATGTGCATCCGTACTTCAAGTTCACGCCGCAGGCGGACCGCTTCGACATTTCCGTGCTGACGCTAGAGCGCACCGTGCACTTCATGCCCCACATAg CTCCGATTTGCCTGCCCGAGAAGAACGAGGACTTCCTGGGCAAATTCGGCTGGGCAGCCGGCTGGGGAGCTCTGAACCCGGGCTCCCGGCTGCGTCCCAAGACGCTGCAGGCCGTGGATGTGCCCGTGATCGAGAACCGGATCTGTGAGCGCTGGCACCGGCAGAACGGCATCAACGTGGTCATCTACCAGGAGATGCTCTGCGCGGGCTACCGCAACGGAGGCAAGGACTCGTGCCAGGGTGACTCCGGTGGACCTTTGATGCACGACAAGAACGGGCGCTGGTACCTTATTG GTGTGGTCTCTGCCGGTTACTCCTGCGCGTCCCGCGGCCAGCCGGGAATCTATCACAGCGTCAGCAAGACCGTGGACTGGGTATCCTACGTCGTCGGACTCACGATGAACATCTAA
- the LOC6733638 gene encoding uncharacterized protein LOC6733638 isoform X2 — protein MLVATDENNTNTTTTTTSRSTRNTWRWSRLALAVSLFAYCCCASSAATPTTSVTTAALLSGHQLLPWQTAAATAATTPSTARNLYAPHQSFSRQDDISFKDLRQRSDGTVVQSFGSYRTARQFGGYSTTAQRRSDAAVEIIPAPSVELPQGELITVPKQLVPTMPENVTRQGRRRNYMYIPLQTEGENGSAALLQLRPSRNATLSALGPPADGVAAVAHEFGADLATQGSGPEQQPLALELGPERTERSDLLAAASSTDKLEYAEPENTSRRVGFQFPSYSLKPASPFHPQAYREDNPIFGDTSAGGYEPQPYSEDASPVPPPTQYEQHETRHTRQLYFDSDTASSSFEFPGLVSNSKPHGLKLYRDDVTKFGDINGPITALPQQRPQRGFYFGDTEFRTGPPAPVRQFGPQKNFQEYVGPSEYQGTRKSRYYPYKSSRSPRVVFPTNDNVGTTGPSGPAGSSGPSGNGVYFSDNIAFRDQNFGINELAAVQDVRNDYSLQELDSASEATSSPQSASTFKEKGCGISLAKQTAQRRIVGGDDAGFGSFPWQAYIRIGSSRCGGSLISRRHVVTAGHCVARATPRQVHVTLGDYVINSAVEPLPAYTFGVRRIDVHPYFKFTPQADRFDISVLTLERTVHFMPHIAPICLPEKNEDFLGKFGWAAGWGALNPGSRLRPKTLQAVDVPVIENRICERWHRQNGINVVIYQEMLCAGYRNGGKDSCQGDSGGPLMHDKNGRWYLIGVVSAGYSCASRGQPGIYHSVSKTVDWVSYVVGLTMNI, from the exons ATGTTAGTGGCCACCGACGAAAACAATACCaataccaccaccaccaccaccagccgGAGCACACGCAACACCTGGAGATGGAGCCGCCTGGCGTTGGCCGTTAGTCTCTTCGCctactgctgctgcgcctcatccgcggccacgcccaccacctcGGTGACCACGGCCGCCCTTCTTAGCGGCCACCAGCTGCTGCCCTGGCAAACGGCGGCTGCGACGGCGGCCACAACGCCCTCCACCGCCCGCAATCTATATGCGCCACACCAGAGCTTCAGCCGGCAGGACGACATCAGCTTTAAGGACCTGCGCCAGCGCAGCGATGGCACGGTGGTGCAGTCCTTCGGTTCCTATCGCACCGCTCGTCAGTTTGGTGGCTACTCAACCACAGCCCAGCGGCGATCGGACGCCGCCGTAGAGATCATTCCCGCCCCGTCCGTGGAACTGCCGCAGGGTGAGCTCATCACGGTGCCCAAGCAGCTGGTGCCCACGATGCCGGAGAATGTGACGCGCCAGGGTCGCCGGCGCAACTACATGTACATACCGCTGCAGACGGAGGGGGAGAATGGATCCGCGGCGCTGCTGCAACTGCGTCCCAGTCGGAATGCCACGCTTTCCGCGCTAGGACCTCCGGCCGATGGAGTGGCCGCCGTGGCCCATGAATTTGGCGCCGATCTGGCCACCCAGGGATCTGGACCGGAGCAGCAGCCGCTTGCATTGGAACTGGGTCCCGAGCGAACAGAACGCAGCGATCTCCTAGCCGCCGCCAGCTCTACGGACAAGCTGGAGTACGCCGAGCCGGAGAACACCAGTCGCCGTGTGGGCTTCCAATTTCCCAGCTACAGCCTGAAGCCCGCCAGCCCCTTCCATCCGCAGGCCTACCGCGAGGACAACCCCATATTTGGGGACACCAGTGCCGGCGGCTATGAGCCCCAGCCGTACAGCGAGGATGCGTCTCCCGTTCCGCCGCCCACCCAGTACGAGCAGCACGAGACGCGGCACACCCGGCAGCTCTACTTTGACTCGGACACGGCGTCCTCCAGCTTCGAGTTTCCTGGCCTGGTGAGCAACTCCAAGCCGCATGGCCTTAAGCTCTATCGCGACGATGTGACCAAGTTCGGGGACATCAATGGACCGATCACGGCGCTCCCGCAGCAGCGACCCCAGCGAGGCTTCTACTTCGGCGACACTGAGTTCCGCACTGGTCCTCCTGCTCCGGTCCGCCAGTTTGGGCCGCAGAAGAACTTCCAGGAGTACGTGGGACCCAGCGAGTACCAGGGTACCCGGAAGAGCCGCTACTATCCCTACAAGTCGTCGCGCAGTCCGAGGGTCGTCTTCCCCACCAACGACAACGTGGGCACCACCGGACCCAGTGGACCCGCCGGCAGCAGCGGACCCTCCGGAAACGGAGTCTACTTCAGCGATAACATTGCTTTCAG GGACCAGAACTTTGGCATCAACGAACTGGCCGCCGTGCAGGATGTGCGCAATGACTACAGTCTGCAGGAGCTGGACAGCGCCTCGGAGGCGACCAGCAGTCCGCAGTCGGCGAGCACGTTCAAGGAGAAAG GCTGCGGCATTTCGCTGGCCAAGCAGACCGCCCAGCGGCGCATTGTGGGCGGCGATGATGCGGGCTTCGGCTCCTTTCCCTGGCAGGCCTACATCCGCATCGGTTCCTCCAG GTGCGGAGGTTCGTTGATCTCGCGGCGACACGTGGTCACCGCCGGTCATTGTGTGGCCCGGGCCACTCCGCGCCAGGTGCACGTCACGCTGGGCGATTACGTGATCAACTCGGCCGTGGAGCCGCTGCCTGCCTACACCTTCGGAGTCCGCCGCATCGATGTGCATCCGTACTTCAAGTTCACGCCGCAGGCGGACCGCTTCGACATTTCCGTGCTGACGCTAGAGCGCACCGTGCACTTCATGCCCCACATAg CTCCGATTTGCCTGCCCGAGAAGAACGAGGACTTCCTGGGCAAATTCGGCTGGGCAGCCGGCTGGGGAGCTCTGAACCCGGGCTCCCGGCTGCGTCCCAAGACGCTGCAGGCCGTGGATGTGCCCGTGATCGAGAACCGGATCTGTGAGCGCTGGCACCGGCAGAACGGCATCAACGTGGTCATCTACCAGGAGATGCTCTGCGCGGGCTACCGCAACGGAGGCAAGGACTCGTGCCAGGGTGACTCCGGTGGACCTTTGATGCACGACAAGAACGGGCGCTGGTACCTTATTG GTGTGGTCTCTGCCGGTTACTCCTGCGCGTCCCGCGGCCAGCCGGGAATCTATCACAGCGTCAGCAAGACCGTGGACTGGGTATCCTACGTCGTCGGACTCACGATGAACATCTAA